GATGTCCGGACTGCCTGCGGCTCTCATCAGCGTAAGCCGTAGTTCCCCGTCGTGATAGGAATGCCCGTATTTGGTTTTATTTAGAAGGGCTATACCGGCTTGCCCGTCGGTTACGTCCACCCATTTTTGTGCGGGCACTTCCTGTCCGTCACCTCTTTCGGGATCAACACCGTAAACATTCGATTGGGAGGTGAGGTGTCTGGGCACGGCTCCTCCCTGAAACTTACCGTTTGCCGGCCTTTCAACCACATCAAAAGGCACCTGGCAATAAAATCTTGGAGCATCAAATGCCAGTGGAAAGTGAGCCCTTAGCATGGGTGAATCGGTTGAGTCTGTTCCGGTTTCAAGCCAATGCACTTCCATTTCGTATTCGATTCTCGGATAGGAACGGTAGATGTAGGTTCTTTCGGTGAAACTCGATTTTCCCCAGTATTTAACCGTTTCAATACATGCCCTTACCGGCCCGTTTTCTACTACCTTCACGCTTCTTACATCATCTACCTCTTCTTCTTTTACAATCTTATTCAAGGTCCATGATTTCATTCCCCCTTTCTTGTCTTCTAGATACATTTTGAGGCGATTCAGTTCTTTCCCTTCCTGAACATATTCTTTCCCGTTACGTTTGTCGTACAGACTTGAGATTGATCCGGTTTTCATGTTTACTTTTACCTCAAAGAAATCTGTTTCGAATGTGTTGTTTTCGAAAGGGATCGGTTCATTGAACGTGCCCGGCTGGGTCATATCCACGTAGAACGTTTTGTATCCTCCTGCCGGCATTTCGTCAACAATGAATTGTATTTTTGAGGTGAACCCCGGAGGAGTTACCTTGGACCATACAATTTGCGCGGGATACGTTTTTCCGGAAGCATCACGAACCAAAACAGTAGGATAATTTCCCTGGCCTTTATCGATGGGAGTAATGTTTTTTGACCCGTAATAATCGCCCCAGCTTGTCGATTTTACGGAAGCAGGTTGCGTGTGAGAATAGACGTTTGCTTCCACAACCGTTTTACGCGAGACTGGCTGCAGGTTAAATGCTACCACAGGTTGTCCCATGTTGGTCTGAAATTTTATTTCGTCGGCTGTTTTTCGGAAAGCGTTGTCCCTCAGTTCCGTCGACTTCCGGAGATTTTCCATATACCGGGCAACGGCTTCTTTGTTGGCTTCGTTGATAGCCGATCCGGGAAGAATATCGTGAAACTGGTTGAATGTTTGTGTAATCCAGAGGTCGCGTATTTCTTCAGCAGGGTAGTTGTCTCCTTTCAACCAGCGTAGCGTATTAAAAAACTCGTTGCTGTACAGCATGTTCTCGTTGTTACGGTTCCCTGATTTTATTTCCGATACGGTGGTGTAACAACCTTCGAATATAAACTGCATTTCACCGTGATGCGTTGGTTTGTCTTTGGCTTCAACGGCGCTTTTCTTAAAGAAATCTTTCGCCGTCGTAAATTTTACGGCAGGATAATCAGCCATCTTATCCAGTTGATGGACCATCTCTATGTTTGCCCGGGTGGGACCTCCTCCGTGATCTCCTACGCCGGTAATTTGCAGGATCCGGTGCCCTTTGGGGTCAAATTTGGTGAGTTCATCTTTCAGTTTCAAGTTAATGTCGCCGTTATAGGTGTCGTTTGCGTAGCAAAGGACTTTAGATAAATCAGTCCCTTCCCACCAGAATGTACCGATATAAGGTTTGCACCGGTGAAAATAGAAATAATTACATCCGGCCAATTTCAATATTTGAGGCATCTGCGACACATGGCCGAAGTTATCGGGTAGCCAGCCGATGGCTGCCATTTTTCCGAAATGTTTCTGGAAGTAGCGTTGTCCAAGTAAAAAGGAACGGGTTATGGCCTCACCGGAAGAAAGATTCATATCGCCTTCGGTCCACATACCCCCAACGGGTTCAAAGCGCCCCTCTTTTACGTAGTTTTTAACTTCTTCAAACAACGGAGGATCTACTTTTTCCACGAAGTTGTAAACAGAGGCCTGGCTCTGAATCATGGTATAATCGGGAAATTCCTTCATAAAAGCGACGGCTTGCCTGAGATTGTCGTTGCACATTTTCATGGTTTCGGAGTAAGTCCATAGCCAGTTCATATCCATGTGGGCATGTCCTACGACATGGATGGTATCTTTCTTTGATACGTCGGGAACAAGAGGTTCGTTGAACATTG
This portion of the Petrimonas sulfuriphila genome encodes:
- a CDS encoding alpha-mannosidase, yielding MKAILITLCVSWVSLSSFAMFNEPLVPDVSKKDTIHVVGHAHMDMNWLWTYSETMKMCNDNLRQAVAFMKEFPDYTMIQSQASVYNFVEKVDPPLFEEVKNYVKEGRFEPVGGMWTEGDMNLSSGEAITRSFLLGQRYFQKHFGKMAAIGWLPDNFGHVSQMPQILKLAGCNYFYFHRCKPYIGTFWWEGTDLSKVLCYANDTYNGDINLKLKDELTKFDPKGHRILQITGVGDHGGGPTRANIEMVHQLDKMADYPAVKFTTAKDFFKKSAVEAKDKPTHHGEMQFIFEGCYTTVSEIKSGNRNNENMLYSNEFFNTLRWLKGDNYPAEEIRDLWITQTFNQFHDILPGSAINEANKEAVARYMENLRKSTELRDNAFRKTADEIKFQTNMGQPVVAFNLQPVSRKTVVEANVYSHTQPASVKSTSWGDYYGSKNITPIDKGQGNYPTVLVRDASGKTYPAQIVWSKVTPPGFTSKIQFIVDEMPAGGYKTFYVDMTQPGTFNEPIPFENNTFETDFFEVKVNMKTGSISSLYDKRNGKEYVQEGKELNRLKMYLEDKKGGMKSWTLNKIVKEEEVDDVRSVKVVENGPVRACIETVKYWGKSSFTERTYIYRSYPRIEYEMEVHWLETGTDSTDSPMLRAHFPLAFDAPRFYCQVPFDVVERPANGKFQGGAVPRHLTSQSNVYGVDPERGDGQEVPAQKWVDVTDGQAGIALLNKTKYGHSYHDGELRLTLMRAAGSPDIYPNLGKFVISYALYPHAGDWKNGVWVEGDDYNVPVLAAEPPSLALIKDHATQPEEKSFFSVAQPNIAITGIKQSEEGNELIIRMVETEGKATTATINLPVAATSARRLNLIEMPLQGVSSPALQGTTLSVQLKPHEIATIGIKP